The Helianthus annuus cultivar XRQ/B chromosome 16, HanXRQr2.0-SUNRISE, whole genome shotgun sequence genome includes a window with the following:
- the LOC110920406 gene encoding protein SRC2 homolog: MGGPSNPVSEVDSAPVAPPPLQMGFDNPIPSYAGTVAYKPFEQPGHSGYNYYNAPDVHPYLVAANYNALHLEGPYGAPYQTGYPAYGYQYPPPPQPLQQQQPQPPQIQPPQQQEILQRLSQVEREVQEERRSHRGFLKGLANIIKGKNKRDH; encoded by the coding sequence atgggagGGCCTTCAAACCCTGTTTCAGAGGTGGACTCTGCGCCAGTCGCACCACCACCACTACagatgggttttgataacccaataccttctTACGCCGGTACAGTGGCGTATAAGCCTTTTGAGCAACCAGGCCATTCTGGCTACAACTACTACAATGCCCCTGATGTTCACCCATATCTTGTAGCGGCAAACTACAATGCTCTTCATCTTGAGGGGCCCTACGGAGCCCCTTATCAGACTGGATACCCAGCTTATGGGTATCAatacccgccacctcctcaacctctgcagcagcagcagccgcagCCACCACAGATCCAGCCGCCACAACAGCAGGAGATTCTTCAGAGGTTGAGCCAGGTGGAGCGAGAAGTTCAGGAGGAGCGTAGAAGCCACCGGGGATTCCTTAAGGGTTTGGCAAATATAATCAAGGGGAAGAACAAAAGGGATCATTGA